One genomic region from Maridesulfovibrio ferrireducens encodes:
- a CDS encoding phage tail sheath C-terminal domain-containing protein: MPEQFLHGVEVVEIDYGPRSIRTVRSSVIGIIGTAPDADATAFPLNTPVLIAGRRTEAAKLDTTGDGKGTLPTALDAIFDQIGAVVVVIRVDEGANDAATMTNIIGGVDANTGQYEGVHALLGSKSAIGFTPRILLAPGFTHQQEEDSENPGTFFKNPVVAELEGLAPRLRAIVLVDGPNTNDADAIGMMKDLGARCYMVDPWVKVFRNGVYVNEPPSARVAGLIAKIDNDKGFWWSPSNQAIMGISGTARPVDFALGDANCRANLLNEKNVSTIINEGGFRLWGNRTGSIDPKWAFLSVRRTADMINESLLQAHLWAVDRNITKTYMEDVVEGVNAYLRHLMNVGAILGGTCWADEELNSPDQIAAGKVYFDFDFTPPAPAEHVTFRSRMVNDYFEEIF, encoded by the coding sequence ATGCCTGAACAATTTTTACATGGCGTTGAGGTTGTCGAAATTGACTATGGCCCGCGCTCAATCCGGACCGTTCGGTCCTCGGTTATTGGTATCATAGGCACGGCCCCTGATGCTGATGCAACGGCATTCCCGCTTAACACTCCGGTGTTGATTGCTGGTCGCCGTACTGAGGCCGCAAAACTCGATACTACTGGCGATGGTAAAGGAACACTTCCAACCGCATTAGATGCAATCTTTGATCAAATCGGGGCGGTGGTGGTTGTGATCCGCGTTGATGAAGGCGCGAATGATGCCGCAACAATGACCAATATAATCGGCGGGGTTGATGCGAATACCGGACAGTATGAAGGCGTTCATGCTTTGCTTGGCTCAAAATCAGCAATCGGATTTACTCCGCGTATCTTACTCGCTCCGGGCTTTACTCACCAGCAAGAAGAGGATTCAGAAAATCCTGGTACTTTTTTTAAGAATCCAGTTGTTGCGGAACTTGAAGGGCTGGCCCCTCGTTTACGTGCAATCGTTCTTGTTGATGGTCCTAACACTAATGATGCTGATGCAATCGGTATGATGAAAGATTTAGGCGCACGGTGTTACATGGTTGATCCGTGGGTGAAAGTTTTCCGTAACGGGGTTTATGTGAATGAACCGCCATCCGCACGGGTTGCCGGACTCATTGCCAAAATCGATAACGATAAAGGGTTTTGGTGGTCGCCTTCCAATCAGGCCATTATGGGCATTTCCGGTACGGCCCGCCCTGTTGATTTTGCGCTCGGTGATGCTAATTGCCGCGCTAATCTGCTGAATGAAAAGAACGTATCCACCATTATCAATGAAGGCGGCTTTCGTCTTTGGGGCAACCGTACAGGTTCTATTGATCCGAAATGGGCTTTTCTTTCCGTGCGCCGCACTGCGGACATGATTAACGAATCTTTGCTTCAGGCTCATTTGTGGGCGGTAGATCGCAACATAACCAAAACATACATGGAAGACGTGGTTGAAGGCGTGAATGCTTATCTTCGCCACCTTATGAATGTAGGCGCGATTCTTGGCGGCACTTGTTGGGCCGATGAAGAACTGAATTCACCGGATCAGATTGCGGCGGGTAAGGTTTATTTTGATTTCGATTTCACACCGCCAGCACCAGCGGAACACGTAACTTTCCGTAGTCGTATGGTTAACGATTACTTTGAGGAGATTTTTTAA
- a CDS encoding phage major tail tube protein codes for MPVADKVLKDLNLTVDGFGFAGNIEEFKPPKLALKTEDHRAGGMDSSVPVEMGMEALEASFILTGHFPEVLTKWGVSVGEKTQLTARGSLESYDGSVIPVVVNLRGLITEIEDGAWKPGEKNNQTFAMKLEYYKREQNGVVLHEIDIPNMKRLINGKDQLAERRKALGL; via the coding sequence ATGCCAGTAGCAGATAAGGTTTTAAAAGATTTAAATCTGACTGTGGACGGCTTCGGATTTGCCGGAAACATTGAGGAATTCAAGCCGCCGAAGCTTGCCCTTAAAACTGAGGATCACCGCGCGGGGGGTATGGATTCATCCGTGCCTGTTGAAATGGGTATGGAAGCTCTTGAAGCTTCTTTTATTTTGACCGGGCACTTTCCCGAGGTTCTTACAAAGTGGGGCGTTTCCGTTGGTGAGAAAACACAACTTACCGCGCGCGGCTCTCTTGAATCATATGATGGTTCTGTAATTCCGGTGGTGGTTAATTTGCGCGGTCTTATCACCGAAATTGAAGATGGTGCATGGAAGCCCGGCGAAAAGAATAACCAGACTTTCGCTATGAAGCTTGAATATTACAAGCGTGAACAGAACGGCGTTGTGCTTCATGAAATCGATATCCCAAACATGAAGCGACTTATTAACGGAAAAGACCAGCTTGCAGAAAGACGCAAAGCATTAGGATTATAA
- a CDS encoding phage tail assembly protein, translated as MATITLEYPVEENGLKIDKLEMRRPKVRDQISAKKTSNADEDVEVKLFANLCEVSPAVIEDMDMKDYKTLQKEYKSFLS; from the coding sequence ATGGCCACTATTACACTTGAATATCCGGTTGAAGAGAATGGTTTGAAAATCGATAAACTTGAAATGCGCCGTCCCAAAGTTCGTGATCAGATTTCAGCGAAGAAAACTAGCAATGCGGATGAAGATGTTGAAGTTAAACTCTTTGCTAATCTTTGCGAAGTTTCCCCGGCAGTAATCGAAGACATGGATATGAAGGATTATAAAACTCTTCAGAAGGAATATAAAAGTTTTTTATCCTAG
- a CDS encoding phage tail tape measure protein — translation MANKKYSAIVEVGGAVKESFSSSMGSVQSGLVSVGNSIKKTDSRFGDFNTGAVETESVIDKVGSAFKEMENRQGQIGDSLKILSGDVSHYADSLKDARSKMDLLNKYDPAAVRESGKAYRELNRDAVKMRKEYEKHPKPTKKMLNELKRTEAAAKKAGKAYNANQDKLKGLGEELARAGVDTKNFTGAHRKLSKELDKSRKAYKKMSAAVKAGGKMKQQVGDLARTGGMVGATIVAGVGAVGAAVTIANQATGEQVKLARALGVSAETFQAWGGVAKEAGFEVDTIGDLIEEMNNKLGESAGLEEITPVTESLEMLGLSFEELQGLKPEEQFKRIAEAIKAMPDGQQASAAADILMGGEANKFFGYLRSRKEGVNEIIDQQKRLNVLSEEGRKGAADYNTAFSQFTTVVGSAASEVSGLIGGALAPLISEYAPKIADFVRSHKKDLMGIGDAVRDMIPAVMDFGRGIYKVGSMVAGFISAVGGIENVALIIGAVMAGKATIGMVSFASSLVTVGQSLPFVATGIKAIGAAVMANPIGLIVGAVVGGALLIWKYWEPIKEFFSGLIDTVGSVVSSVGSFFGFGDDEEEAESVPKVGDAVKRSIPVATARAETITEAMPVELLSNKSQQSVSNKYEINIHTVPGQSADEIAEAVMQKLAETDRDNARLAMHD, via the coding sequence ATGGCAAATAAAAAATATTCCGCAATAGTTGAAGTGGGCGGAGCTGTTAAAGAAAGCTTTAGCAGTTCTATGGGGTCCGTTCAAAGCGGCCTTGTTTCGGTAGGTAATAGCATTAAAAAGACAGATTCTAGGTTCGGCGATTTTAATACAGGAGCCGTGGAAACTGAAAGCGTGATTGATAAGGTCGGTTCCGCTTTTAAAGAAATGGAAAATCGGCAGGGGCAAATAGGGGATTCGTTGAAAATTCTGTCCGGTGATGTTTCTCATTATGCTGATAGCTTGAAAGATGCCCGGTCAAAAATGGATTTGCTAAATAAATATGATCCTGCCGCCGTGCGTGAATCCGGTAAAGCTTATCGTGAATTAAATCGTGATGCCGTGAAAATGCGTAAGGAATATGAAAAGCATCCGAAGCCCACTAAAAAGATGCTGAACGAACTTAAACGAACCGAAGCCGCCGCAAAAAAAGCAGGTAAAGCCTACAACGCTAATCAGGATAAACTTAAAGGTTTAGGTGAAGAATTAGCAAGGGCGGGTGTTGATACTAAGAACTTTACCGGAGCGCATAGAAAGCTTTCCAAGGAACTTGATAAGTCCCGCAAGGCTTATAAAAAAATGTCCGCTGCTGTTAAAGCTGGCGGCAAGATGAAACAGCAAGTCGGTGATTTGGCTCGGACTGGTGGCATGGTTGGCGCAACTATTGTCGCCGGGGTTGGGGCTGTTGGTGCGGCTGTTACAATCGCGAATCAGGCCACGGGTGAACAGGTTAAGCTTGCAAGGGCTCTCGGTGTTTCTGCTGAAACTTTTCAAGCATGGGGCGGAGTTGCCAAGGAAGCAGGATTCGAAGTTGATACAATTGGCGACCTGATTGAAGAAATGAATAATAAGCTCGGTGAAAGTGCCGGGCTGGAAGAAATCACTCCGGTAACTGAATCTTTAGAAATGTTGGGGCTATCATTTGAAGAGCTTCAGGGGCTTAAGCCAGAAGAGCAATTCAAGCGCATAGCCGAGGCTATCAAGGCCATGCCGGACGGACAGCAAGCTTCTGCCGCCGCTGATATCCTTATGGGCGGTGAGGCTAATAAATTTTTTGGTTATCTGCGTTCCCGCAAAGAAGGCGTGAATGAAATAATAGATCAGCAAAAGCGGCTTAATGTTTTATCCGAAGAAGGGCGCAAAGGCGCGGCTGATTACAATACGGCTTTTTCTCAGTTCACCACGGTTGTAGGTTCGGCGGCCTCGGAAGTTTCCGGTCTTATTGGTGGTGCGTTGGCTCCGCTCATTTCAGAATACGCTCCTAAAATTGCCGACTTTGTACGTTCCCACAAAAAAGACTTGATGGGCATAGGCGATGCCGTGCGTGATATGATTCCGGCGGTAATGGATTTCGGGCGCGGTATTTATAAGGTCGGTTCTATGGTGGCGGGTTTTATCTCTGCCGTGGGTGGGATTGAAAATGTAGCTCTCATCATTGGTGCTGTGATGGCTGGTAAGGCGACTATAGGAATGGTCAGTTTTGCAAGTTCGCTGGTGACAGTCGGGCAGAGTCTTCCCTTTGTTGCTACCGGAATAAAGGCTATCGGGGCCGCTGTAATGGCAAATCCTATAGGTTTAATTGTTGGTGCCGTTGTCGGCGGGGCTTTGCTTATCTGGAAATATTGGGAGCCGATTAAAGAATTCTTTTCAGGGCTGATTGATACGGTTGGAAGTGTTGTTTCCAGTGTAGGAAGCTTTTTCGGTTTTGGTGATGATGAAGAGGAAGCAGAATCAGTTCCGAAAGTCGGGGATGCCGTTAAAAGGTCTATCCCCGTTGCCACTGCCCGTGCTGAAACCATAACGGAAGCTATGCCCGTTGAGCTTCTTTCAAATAAGTCACAGCAAAGCGTTTCCAATAAATATGAAATTAATATTCACACCGTGCCGGGACAGTCTGCCGATGAAATAGCGGAGGCTGTAATGCAAAAATTGGCTGAAACTGATCGCGATAACGCACGTCTTGCGATGCACGATTAG
- a CDS encoding phage tail protein: MGMLKLGKFIFSVDTAAYQALQRSTAQKWARIERIGKRAAMQDLGPGKDEITLPGVVYPHYKGGLGQIDKMREMQAAGDPLMLVDGLGNVHDEWVILSVSQKDSVFFKDGVARKQEFTLKIQRYEE; this comes from the coding sequence ATGGGAATGTTGAAACTAGGTAAATTTATTTTCAGCGTTGATACTGCCGCGTATCAGGCTTTGCAACGGTCAACCGCTCAGAAATGGGCAAGGATTGAACGTATAGGCAAACGTGCCGCTATGCAGGACTTAGGGCCGGGCAAGGATGAAATTACCCTGCCCGGTGTTGTCTATCCTCATTACAAGGGCGGTCTAGGTCAGATTGATAAAATGCGAGAAATGCAAGCGGCGGGTGATCCGTTGATGCTGGTAGACGGGTTGGGCAATGTCCATGATGAGTGGGTGATTCTTTCCGTTAGTCAAAAAGACTCCGTTTTTTTTAAGGACGGAGTAGCTCGTAAGCAAGAATTTACCTTAAAAATTCAGCGGTACGAAGAATGA
- a CDS encoding tail protein X, producing MIYRTKDGDILDRICFDYYGFESTVAIVLEANPGLADNGPVFIAGTEILLPEIATPEPDQGISLWD from the coding sequence ATGATATACAGAACTAAAGACGGCGATATTTTAGACCGGATATGTTTTGACTATTACGGTTTCGAATCTACGGTTGCAATCGTGCTTGAAGCTAATCCCGGCCTTGCTGATAATGGTCCGGTTTTTATTGCCGGCACTGAAATATTATTGCCAGAAATCGCCACGCCGGAACCGGATCAGGGAATCAGCTTATGGGATTAA
- a CDS encoding contractile injection system protein, VgrG/Pvc8 family, with product MGLTYKPAYRVEADGNDITEAIRENLISLTITDEAGVKSDSLAISLHDKGYRLPKAGGQLKVWLGYGQAATFMGLYVSDEITLSGPPDKMDIKAAGAPQEKSAAYSHLQTQKTRSWLPQTIGALVATVGADHGLDPAVASDLSGVGLPHIDQINESDMHLLTRIAADHDAIAKANGGKLVFAHKGQGKTISGKSMPTMALIPSEVTNYRATITARTDYNKVVAIWRSVESAKDIEEIAGVGEPVHRIRHIYPTPEAAAKAAKAKLEAFQRGKQSLSVSLPGRPELRAECRLSLSGFRDGVNGLWSITRATHKLGSGGYVTSVEGERV from the coding sequence ATGGGATTAACTTATAAGCCAGCATATAGAGTTGAGGCCGACGGCAACGACATAACTGAAGCCATTCGGGAAAATTTAATATCTCTTACCATAACCGATGAAGCTGGCGTTAAGTCTGATTCATTGGCTATTTCTCTGCACGATAAAGGTTACAGACTGCCGAAAGCGGGTGGACAACTCAAAGTGTGGTTAGGCTACGGACAAGCGGCAACCTTTATGGGGCTGTATGTTTCGGATGAAATCACGCTTTCAGGTCCGCCGGATAAAATGGACATTAAAGCGGCTGGCGCACCGCAGGAAAAGAGCGCGGCTTATTCCCATCTTCAGACGCAGAAAACCCGCTCATGGCTTCCGCAAACTATAGGCGCATTGGTGGCAACCGTCGGAGCTGACCACGGCCTTGACCCTGCCGTTGCTTCTGATTTGTCCGGTGTAGGTTTGCCGCATATCGACCAGATAAACGAATCTGACATGCACCTGCTTACTCGCATTGCGGCGGATCACGATGCAATAGCAAAGGCCAACGGGGGCAAGCTTGTATTTGCTCACAAGGGGCAAGGTAAAACTATTTCCGGCAAATCAATGCCCACCATGGCCCTGATCCCCTCAGAAGTTACAAACTACCGCGCAACTATCACCGCCCGAACTGACTATAATAAAGTTGTCGCTATTTGGCGTTCTGTAGAGTCCGCAAAGGATATTGAAGAGATTGCGGGAGTAGGGGAACCTGTTCACCGTATTCGGCATATTTATCCAACACCTGAAGCGGCGGCAAAAGCGGCAAAGGCTAAGCTTGAGGCTTTCCAAAGGGGTAAACAAAGCCTTTCGGTAAGCCTTCCGGGAAGGCCAGAATTAAGGGCAGAGTGTAGGCTTTCGCTTTCCGGCTTTCGTGATGGGGTTAATGGTCTTTGGAGTATTACCCGTGCTACTCATAAGTTGGGGAGTGGTGGGTATGTAACTAGTGTTGAGGGGGAGAGGGTGTAA
- a CDS encoding retron St85 family RNA-directed DNA polymerase: MPSSLIWKKYSQAFAKKGKKEGHSKEYIHTCLNYAEQLYKRSAPIIFDPVHFSLLVGYSPKYIMAVTNSPDNFYRQFSISKKNGGSRNITEPLPSLKEIQHWILTNILNNIPVSKYAKAYISKESIKSNARFHRKQPTVLCLDIKDFFGSIHGGIIFNLFRTIGYRSSIASLLTNLCIYDDALPQGAPTSPALSNIIMKGFDQRAAGFCKKREIRYTRYADDLTFSGTFFPKEIIRFITSALSDLKMDLNPTKTRILGQGQQQRVTGIVVNEKMQVPRKTRRNLRQSIFYIKKYGISSHQNHEKIYKSNYVRHLLGIANHILFINPKDADALNALSVLKPLLNKK; the protein is encoded by the coding sequence ATGCCTAGCTCTTTAATCTGGAAAAAATATTCTCAAGCATTCGCCAAAAAAGGCAAAAAAGAAGGGCACAGCAAAGAATATATACATACTTGCCTCAACTATGCAGAACAATTGTATAAAAGATCAGCTCCTATAATATTTGACCCTGTACATTTTAGCTTATTAGTAGGTTATTCTCCCAAATATATAATGGCTGTAACTAATAGTCCTGATAATTTTTATAGACAATTTTCAATTTCTAAAAAAAATGGTGGATCTAGAAACATAACTGAACCACTCCCCAGCCTAAAAGAAATTCAACACTGGATTCTTACAAACATCTTAAACAACATTCCTGTCAGCAAGTATGCTAAGGCATACATAAGCAAAGAATCTATCAAATCAAATGCCCGATTCCACCGCAAACAACCCACAGTTTTATGCCTTGATATAAAAGATTTTTTTGGAAGTATCCACGGAGGCATAATATTTAATTTATTTCGAACAATAGGCTATCGATCGAGCATTGCAAGCTTATTAACAAACTTATGTATTTACGATGACGCATTGCCACAAGGAGCACCAACAAGTCCGGCTCTATCTAATATTATTATGAAAGGATTTGACCAAAGGGCAGCTGGTTTTTGCAAAAAACGCGAAATAAGATATACACGATATGCCGACGATTTAACTTTTTCAGGCACTTTTTTTCCAAAAGAAATAATCAGATTTATTACATCCGCATTATCTGATTTAAAAATGGATCTTAATCCAACTAAAACACGAATATTAGGCCAAGGTCAGCAACAAAGAGTCACGGGGATAGTCGTAAATGAAAAAATGCAGGTACCTCGTAAAACAAGACGAAATCTGCGCCAATCTATATTCTATATAAAAAAATATGGAATTTCCTCACACCAAAATCATGAAAAAATATACAAATCAAATTACGTAAGACATCTACTTGGAATAGCTAATCATATACTTTTCATAAACCCAAAAGACGCTGATGCCCTTAATGCTCTTTCCGTTTTAAAACCTTTGTTAAACAAAAAATAA
- a CDS encoding HD domain-containing phosphohydrolase, whose product MANKILNVLNKIKKLFNRKKVFLLCALLFIAAGTIYFVSIFLEKQENILINDLEKYQSVVLNSETESLSSQLVKFVVQGRNLAKARIFRLSLEGLASTKEEKVQKAQEDFDNFIKVSGFTAGHLFNLDGKLFATTEGRLEGSENSYQKSIQYVLQTRTPVFSRLRPSYGQLVSELFLPIFPAKALSDSVAPIKVLVLTVPMTEILRIFLATDQRLNYGSTVHIIQEDENKFQEVSFSYPDNLKLQSVGVSLKGVSEIQFGIRSDLYKAKQVYSSAISIPTIHWWVMVETDADQIYAQLNKNKELAETIAIIAYAATTFLLLTIILLFSRKKYLNRSQELNSELIPTKIRKDMLEKICKTLPIPLCLKDNTTESYVFVNKAFADLTGTNFNNAIGSTDQRTFLNSETKILTHIGQMTNMSENIYSQEMTLDRGSNQTHLQVLGIPYKQKKDNDSILRLFRDISEEKITNTQNVEMRQQIIDALVRAVESVPFLDGHTALMRLLSVEIAETLLLSNADCATVEASAILSQVGKSFIPKEIMQKTGKLTPEELLETQRYIEHTCKILEGIEFSLPITQTLWQMQENIDGSGYPNGLKGTEVSLLARILGVTNTFSALVQHRSYRKAKTAQEAVGVLQSMADKKFDGTVIHALNAVINSQRGKKILTENKIEF is encoded by the coding sequence ATGGCAAATAAAATATTAAATGTATTGAATAAGATTAAAAAACTTTTTAACAGAAAAAAAGTTTTCCTCTTGTGTGCTCTACTTTTCATTGCAGCAGGAACAATTTACTTCGTTTCAATCTTTTTGGAAAAACAAGAGAATATTTTAATCAATGACTTGGAAAAATATCAATCGGTAGTGCTGAATAGTGAGACTGAATCACTCTCTTCACAACTGGTTAAATTTGTTGTTCAGGGAAGAAATCTTGCTAAAGCCAGAATTTTCAGGCTTTCCCTTGAAGGTTTAGCCAGTACAAAAGAAGAAAAAGTCCAAAAAGCTCAAGAAGATTTTGACAACTTTATCAAAGTATCCGGTTTTACAGCCGGCCATCTTTTTAACTTAGACGGCAAATTATTTGCAACCACTGAAGGAAGACTCGAAGGTTCTGAAAATTCATATCAAAAATCCATTCAGTACGTATTACAAACTCGAACTCCTGTTTTTTCCAGACTGCGCCCGTCATATGGTCAGTTAGTATCAGAACTTTTTCTTCCTATCTTTCCCGCCAAAGCGCTTTCGGATTCTGTTGCCCCGATAAAAGTACTTGTACTGACCGTTCCCATGACTGAAATTCTTCGCATCTTTTTAGCCACCGATCAAAGACTGAATTATGGAAGTACGGTTCATATTATTCAAGAAGATGAAAATAAATTTCAGGAAGTTTCTTTTAGCTACCCGGACAACCTCAAACTGCAATCTGTAGGTGTTTCTTTAAAAGGTGTTTCTGAAATACAGTTTGGAATACGCTCCGATTTATATAAAGCAAAACAAGTCTATTCCTCTGCTATAAGCATCCCGACAATTCATTGGTGGGTTATGGTGGAAACTGATGCAGATCAAATTTACGCTCAATTAAATAAGAATAAGGAACTTGCTGAAACAATAGCTATTATTGCTTATGCTGCTACAACTTTTCTTCTCCTGACCATAATCTTACTTTTCTCACGCAAAAAATATCTTAACCGAAGTCAGGAACTTAATTCAGAACTTATCCCGACAAAAATACGTAAAGACATGCTGGAAAAAATTTGCAAAACTTTGCCGATTCCACTCTGTTTAAAAGACAACACAACAGAATCATATGTCTTTGTGAATAAAGCTTTTGCCGATTTAACCGGAACTAATTTTAACAATGCAATAGGCTCAACAGACCAAAGAACTTTCCTTAACTCTGAGACAAAAATATTAACGCATATTGGGCAAATGACTAATATGTCAGAAAATATCTATTCTCAAGAAATGACTTTAGACAGAGGCTCTAACCAAACTCATCTTCAAGTGCTTGGAATACCGTATAAACAAAAAAAGGATAACGACTCAATACTAAGACTCTTTAGAGATATATCCGAAGAAAAAATAACCAACACACAAAATGTTGAAATGCGCCAGCAGATTATTGATGCTTTGGTCCGTGCTGTAGAAAGCGTACCTTTCCTCGACGGTCACACCGCTCTCATGCGTCTCCTCTCCGTAGAAATTGCTGAGACCCTGCTTTTAAGCAATGCAGACTGTGCAACCGTTGAAGCATCGGCTATTTTGTCTCAGGTCGGGAAAAGTTTTATTCCAAAAGAAATTATGCAAAAAACGGGTAAGCTTACTCCGGAAGAACTTCTTGAAACACAAAGATATATTGAGCACACTTGTAAGATATTAGAAGGAATCGAATTTTCTCTTCCCATCACACAAACTCTTTGGCAGATGCAGGAAAACATCGACGGTTCAGGGTATCCAAACGGACTAAAGGGAACAGAAGTTTCACTCCTCGCAAGAATTCTGGGGGTAACAAACACCTTCAGTGCATTGGTACAGCATCGCTCATACAGAAAAGCTAAAACAGCTCAAGAAGCCGTTGGAGTTCTGCAAAGCATGGCAGATAAAAAATTTGATGGAACAGTAATTCATGCTCTGAATGCTGTTATCAATTCACAACGCGGTAAAAAGATTCTCACTGAAAATAAAATTGAGTTTTAA
- a CDS encoding HlyD family type I secretion periplasmic adaptor subunit, producing MKRNSWKYNLFWSLERSMGNLVVLILILIFVISFLVWANFNQIEKTVRAQGVVETNLTDKIVGHFEGGIVENVFVREGDKVKKGQKLLTIANLNITKERNKSLIKLKLLKAKLGRLSAEIGNTTDDLQKDSMDSEELGELQFARYRQDSLDEKINILKTQIQQTQAAIAASENHMKNMLDEESVLKQQYDMLEPMVKKGIGSRQLLLQRKAELAKITTSIAEIFSKREEYSLEITELKQRIKGEQLNFYRDIREEMSTVSSEIQTVTEELNAANEQIIRSLIRSPIEGTIYKLSANTIGGIVRSGEALAEIVPSAATIRIEGKIQPSDRTKIWNGMLAKIRPSSYEFSNDTMLHAKIVNISAKTYFDDLTRAWYYRVIFDTVGDDMDKTKNFLPGMIVEVNILSGEESVLEYLLSPITRGMRGALSEHNTR from the coding sequence ATGAAACGTAATTCTTGGAAATATAACCTTTTTTGGTCTCTTGAAAGAAGTATGGGCAACCTTGTTGTCCTCATTCTCATTCTTATATTTGTAATTTCTTTTTTGGTCTGGGCTAATTTTAATCAAATTGAAAAAACGGTTCGAGCCCAAGGAGTCGTTGAAACCAACCTGACAGATAAGATCGTAGGCCATTTTGAAGGTGGAATCGTTGAAAATGTATTTGTTCGGGAAGGCGACAAGGTTAAAAAGGGGCAAAAGCTGCTTACTATCGCCAATTTAAACATTACCAAAGAAAGAAATAAATCTTTGATTAAGCTTAAACTTTTAAAGGCTAAACTGGGTCGTCTTTCAGCAGAAATAGGCAATACAACTGACGATCTTCAAAAAGATTCAATGGATTCTGAAGAACTTGGAGAATTACAATTCGCACGCTACAGACAGGATTCTTTAGACGAAAAAATCAACATATTAAAAACACAAATACAACAGACTCAAGCCGCCATCGCTGCCAGTGAAAATCACATGAAAAACATGCTTGATGAAGAGTCCGTTTTGAAACAGCAATATGACATGCTGGAACCAATGGTAAAAAAAGGAATAGGCTCAAGACAGCTTCTTTTACAAAGAAAAGCAGAGCTTGCTAAAATTACTACCAGCATTGCTGAAATTTTCAGTAAACGCGAAGAATATTCTTTGGAAATTACAGAACTTAAACAGCGTATAAAAGGTGAACAACTTAATTTTTATCGTGATATCCGTGAAGAAATGAGCACCGTCAGCTCTGAGATTCAGACTGTAACTGAAGAACTTAATGCGGCTAATGAACAAATAATACGAAGTTTAATAAGATCTCCTATTGAGGGAACCATTTACAAACTCAGCGCAAATACCATCGGCGGAATTGTTAGATCCGGTGAGGCCCTTGCTGAAATTGTTCCTTCTGCCGCAACCATTCGCATTGAGGGAAAAATACAACCTAGCGACCGTACTAAAATTTGGAACGGGATGCTGGCAAAAATAAGGCCTTCGTCATATGAATTTTCAAATGACACTATGCTTCATGCAAAGATTGTTAATATCTCTGCAAAGACATATTTCGATGACCTGACTAGAGCATGGTATTACCGTGTGATATTTGACACTGTTGGAGATGACATGGACAAAACAAAGAATTTTTTGCCAGGAATGATTGTTGAGGTCAACATTCTTTCAGGGGAAGAAAGCGTACTGGAATATCTCCTCTCGCCCATCACCCGCGGGATGCGTGGCGCTCTTTCCGAACACAATACGCGATAG